In one window of Mesorhizobium sp. B2-1-1 DNA:
- a CDS encoding bifunctional [glutamine synthetase] adenylyltransferase/[glutamine synthetase]-adenylyl-L-tyrosine phosphorylase, protein MTAAAKRTAKDWLLKPAARLAPLDDSRARQELAEIATLAREEGLTRLAKFLAGTGEAQDFLAAVFDLSPFLRDMARRRPQILDGLFDQPIEARLKAIIVAIDRASFSETISESRLMMELRQWKADAHFLIALADLAAEAETSLTVRRLSDLADACTRAAVDFLLRDAHGQGKLKLPDPANPSNRSGWILLGMGKLGAHELNFSSDIDLVVFFDPEASAVVDPLDATELFSRLTRRLVRILQDRTEHGYVFRTDLRLRPDPGSTPLAIPVEAALRYYEARGQNWERAAMIKARPVAGDLDAGTAFLKELQPYIWRKYMDYAAIADVHSIKRQIHAHKGHGEIAVKGHNVKLGRGGIREIEFFVQTQQLIAGGRFPELRGRETVPMLGQLAARGWITAEARDALARQYWFLRRVEHAIQMVADEQTHTLPEDDEGLERIARMLGFADAAAFSLGFRASLQQVERHYAALFETAPELSAGIGNLVFTGDVDDPDTLQTLHGLGFQRTSDICRVIRGWHFGRYRVTQSAEARERLTELTPALLKAFGQTRRADEALIRFDEFLAGLPAGIQLFSLLQSNPALLKLMATIMGAAPRLAAIITRRPHVFDGLLDPALLTELPDRGYLSARLTAFLEGDRAYEDVLDRLRIFASEQKFLIGVRLLAGSIDPARAGRAFSDLADLTIEAALRAVMAEFEARHGTIAGGVVSLLGMGKLGSRELTAGSDVDLILLYDHDADAEESDGEKPLAPSHYYTRMTQRLISAVSAPTAEGVLYELDLRLRPSGNKGPVATHVDAFKKYQRQEAWTWEHMALSRARAIAGDARLCAEVEADVAAVLGQLRDAAKVKAEASDMRAMIEKEKPPRDLWDIKLIAGGLIDLEFIAQVAVVTGNVESGRRVTATAEVLSRLAPQFAAADVREELGEAYRLYLALTQMIRLCLTGQFERDDVPPGLSDLLLAVTDLPDFGVLEAHLKETSRKVRKDFNLLLRAGRP, encoded by the coding sequence ATGACGGCGGCTGCAAAGCGGACGGCGAAGGACTGGCTGTTGAAGCCCGCGGCAAGGCTTGCTCCTCTGGACGACAGCCGGGCCCGGCAGGAGCTGGCCGAGATCGCCACCTTGGCACGCGAAGAAGGATTGACACGGCTGGCGAAATTCCTGGCTGGAACCGGTGAGGCGCAGGACTTCCTGGCCGCTGTCTTCGACCTGTCGCCGTTCCTGCGTGACATGGCGCGTCGCCGGCCGCAGATATTGGATGGGCTTTTCGACCAGCCGATCGAGGCCCGGCTGAAGGCGATCATCGTGGCGATCGACCGGGCATCGTTCTCCGAGACGATCTCCGAATCCAGATTGATGATGGAACTGCGGCAATGGAAGGCCGATGCGCATTTCCTGATCGCGCTGGCCGATCTGGCCGCCGAGGCCGAGACCTCGCTTACGGTGCGGCGGTTGAGCGACCTTGCCGATGCGTGCACGCGCGCCGCCGTCGATTTTCTGCTGCGCGACGCGCATGGCCAGGGCAAGCTGAAGTTGCCGGATCCCGCCAATCCCTCGAACCGGTCGGGCTGGATCCTGCTCGGCATGGGCAAGCTTGGCGCGCATGAGCTCAATTTTTCCTCCGATATCGACCTCGTGGTCTTCTTCGACCCGGAAGCGTCGGCCGTCGTCGATCCGCTCGATGCGACGGAGCTGTTTTCGCGGCTGACGCGCCGTCTGGTGCGCATCCTGCAGGACCGCACCGAACATGGTTATGTCTTCCGCACCGACCTCAGGCTGCGTCCCGATCCCGGTTCGACCCCGCTGGCGATCCCGGTCGAGGCGGCGCTGCGCTACTACGAGGCGCGCGGCCAGAACTGGGAGCGCGCTGCCATGATCAAGGCGCGTCCTGTGGCCGGCGATCTGGACGCCGGCACCGCTTTCCTCAAGGAGCTCCAACCTTACATCTGGCGCAAATACATGGACTATGCCGCGATCGCCGACGTCCACTCGATCAAACGCCAGATCCACGCCCACAAGGGGCATGGCGAAATCGCGGTCAAGGGCCACAACGTCAAGCTCGGGCGCGGCGGCATCCGCGAGATCGAGTTCTTCGTCCAGACGCAGCAGCTCATCGCCGGCGGCCGCTTCCCGGAACTGCGAGGCCGCGAGACCGTGCCGATGCTCGGCCAGCTGGCCGCGCGCGGCTGGATCACCGCCGAGGCACGCGACGCACTGGCCCGGCAATATTGGTTCCTGCGCCGGGTCGAGCATGCCATCCAGATGGTGGCCGACGAGCAGACGCACACCCTGCCGGAGGATGATGAAGGGCTGGAGCGAATCGCGCGCATGCTGGGCTTTGCCGATGCGGCTGCTTTTTCCCTGGGCTTCCGCGCCTCGCTGCAGCAGGTCGAACGTCACTACGCGGCGCTGTTCGAAACCGCACCGGAGCTTTCGGCAGGCATCGGCAATCTGGTCTTCACCGGCGACGTCGACGACCCCGATACACTGCAGACGTTGCACGGTCTCGGCTTCCAGCGAACGAGCGACATCTGCCGCGTGATCCGTGGCTGGCATTTCGGTCGCTACCGCGTCACCCAGTCGGCTGAGGCGCGCGAGCGACTGACGGAACTGACGCCGGCGCTGCTCAAGGCTTTCGGCCAGACGCGTCGGGCCGATGAGGCGTTGATCCGTTTCGACGAGTTCCTCGCCGGCCTGCCTGCAGGCATCCAGCTCTTCTCGCTGCTCCAGTCCAATCCGGCGTTGCTGAAGCTTATGGCGACGATCATGGGCGCCGCGCCACGACTGGCCGCGATCATCACGCGCCGGCCACATGTGTTCGATGGCCTGCTCGATCCCGCTCTTCTCACCGAATTGCCGGATCGTGGCTATCTATCGGCACGGCTTACCGCTTTCCTCGAAGGCGACCGCGCCTATGAGGACGTTCTCGATCGTTTGCGCATCTTTGCCTCCGAGCAGAAATTCCTGATCGGTGTGCGGCTGCTCGCCGGCTCGATCGATCCGGCCCGCGCAGGCCGCGCCTTTTCTGACCTGGCCGACCTCACCATTGAGGCCGCGTTGCGCGCGGTTATGGCCGAATTCGAGGCGCGCCATGGCACAATCGCCGGCGGCGTGGTTTCGCTGCTCGGCATGGGTAAGCTCGGCAGCCGTGAATTGACGGCGGGGTCGGATGTCGACCTCATCCTGCTCTACGATCACGATGCGGACGCCGAGGAATCCGACGGTGAAAAACCGCTGGCGCCCTCGCATTACTACACCAGGATGACGCAGCGCCTCATCTCGGCCGTTTCCGCGCCGACCGCGGAAGGCGTGCTCTATGAACTCGACCTGCGGCTGCGGCCGTCCGGCAACAAGGGGCCAGTGGCCACCCACGTCGACGCCTTCAAGAAATACCAGCGCCAGGAGGCCTGGACCTGGGAGCACATGGCGCTGTCGCGGGCGCGCGCCATTGCCGGAGATGCCAGGCTCTGTGCCGAGGTCGAAGCCGACGTTGCGGCGGTGCTCGGGCAATTGCGCGACGCAGCAAAGGTGAAAGCGGAAGCGTCCGACATGCGCGCCATGATCGAAAAGGAAAAGCCGCCGCGCGACCTCTGGGACATCAAACTCATTGCCGGCGGCCTGATCGATCTCGAATTCATCGCCCAGGTGGCCGTCGTCACGGGCAATGTCGAGTCCGGCCGCAGGGTCACGGCAACCGCGGAGGTATTGTCGCGCCTTGCGCCACAATTCGCAGCCGCCGATGTCAGGGAGGAGCTTGGCGAGGCCTACCGCCTCTATCTGGCGCTGACCCAGATGATCAGGCTTTGCCTCACCGGCCAGTTCGAGCGGGACGATGTGCCGCCGGGGCTTTCGGATCTGCTTCTGGCGGTCACCGACTTGCCGGATTTCGGTGTGCTGGAAGCACATCTCAAGGAGACGTCGCGGAAGGTCAGGA
- a CDS encoding ATP-binding protein gives MALSVPAIMKTTAARLSALYLLLFALCAVLLVLYMTSLSARMLTAQTQETINDEVLGLARAYQRGGLPVLVRVVEQRSRQPGANLYLIADANGQILTGNVQSLEPGVIETEGWTTEPFSYRRFGEGELDRQRSTPSDQATPQAGDTAVRSEGEKGHNAIALVLRLPNQMIMLVGRDLGEPERFRAVIRRSLMLALGMMGLGGLLIWFFVGRAALKRIDGVSEASRRIMGGDLSGRLPVTGAGDEFDRLSENLNAMLARIAMLNEGLKQVSDNIAHDLKTPLTRLRNRAEATLSGKHKTSDYRQALEGTIAESDQLIKTFNAILMISRLEAGYSSESTSRVDLAAAVRDVVELYEPVAEEAGVSLEAAVNGAFLVDGNRELIGQALSNIVDNAIKYSTDSTSKPTVRVTLERAHGEIRLVVADNGQGIPDDADRARATERFVRLEKSRSQPGSGLGLSLAKAVMTFHYGRLDLLPGNPGLSVVMSFPAREDH, from the coding sequence ATGGCCCTTTCCGTGCCTGCCATCATGAAGACGACGGCTGCGCGGCTCTCGGCGCTCTATCTCTTGCTCTTCGCGCTCTGCGCCGTACTGCTTGTCCTCTACATGACCTCGCTTTCGGCGCGCATGCTGACCGCGCAGACGCAGGAGACCATCAACGACGAGGTGCTCGGCCTTGCCCGCGCCTACCAGCGCGGCGGCCTGCCGGTCCTGGTGCGCGTGGTGGAGCAGCGCTCGCGCCAGCCCGGCGCCAATCTCTATTTGATCGCCGACGCCAACGGCCAGATCCTGACCGGCAATGTCCAGAGCCTGGAGCCGGGGGTCATCGAAACCGAAGGCTGGACGACCGAGCCGTTCTCCTACCGTCGTTTCGGCGAAGGCGAACTCGACCGGCAGCGCAGCACACCTTCCGATCAGGCCACGCCGCAGGCCGGCGATACGGCGGTCCGATCCGAAGGCGAGAAGGGCCACAATGCGATCGCCCTGGTGCTGCGCCTGCCGAACCAGATGATCATGCTGGTCGGCCGCGATCTGGGCGAACCTGAGCGGTTCCGCGCCGTCATCCGCCGCTCCCTGATGCTGGCGCTCGGCATGATGGGGCTGGGCGGGCTGTTGATCTGGTTTTTCGTCGGCCGCGCCGCGCTGAAGCGCATCGATGGCGTTTCGGAAGCCAGCCGCCGCATCATGGGCGGCGATCTTTCGGGCCGGCTGCCGGTGACCGGCGCCGGTGACGAATTCGACCGGCTTTCCGAGAACCTCAATGCCATGCTGGCTAGGATCGCCATGCTCAACGAGGGGCTGAAGCAGGTTTCCGACAACATCGCGCATGATCTGAAGACGCCGCTGACCCGGCTGCGCAACCGCGCCGAGGCGACGCTTTCGGGCAAGCACAAGACGTCGGACTACCGCCAGGCGCTGGAAGGCACCATCGCCGAGTCCGACCAACTCATTAAGACCTTCAACGCCATCCTGATGATCTCCCGGCTGGAGGCGGGTTATTCCTCCGAAAGCACCAGTCGCGTCGATCTGGCCGCAGCCGTGCGCGATGTGGTCGAACTCTATGAGCCGGTGGCGGAAGAGGCTGGCGTTTCGCTCGAAGCCGCGGTCAATGGCGCATTCCTTGTCGACGGCAACCGCGAGCTGATCGGCCAGGCGCTGTCTAACATCGTCGACAATGCGATCAAGTACTCGACCGATTCCACCTCCAAGCCGACTGTCCGCGTGACGCTCGAACGCGCGCATGGCGAAATCAGGCTTGTCGTCGCCGACAACGGCCAGGGCATTCCGGACGATGCCGATCGCGCCCGGGCGACGGAACGGTTCGTGCGGCTCGAGAAGAGCCGTTCCCAGCCAGGTTCCGGGCTTGGCCTCAGCCTCGCAAAGGCGGTCATGACATTCCACTATGGCCGGCTTGATCTGTTGCCTGGTAATCCCGGATTATCCGTGGTCATGAGTTTTCCCGCGCGGGAGGATCATTGA
- a CDS encoding response regulator transcription factor: MKILVIEDDREAADYLQKAFTEAGHTAHVAGDGETGFALADAGDYDVMVIDRMMPRRDGLSVIAGLRSRGNATPVLILSALGEVDDRVTGLRAGGDDYLTKPYAFSELLARVEVLNRRASAKEAETVYRVGDLELDRLSHSVRRAGREITLQPREFRLLEYLMRHAGQVVTRTMLLENVWDYHFDPQTNVIDVHVSRLRGKIEKGFDKPILHTIRGAGYMLRAG, encoded by the coding sequence ATGAAGATTCTCGTCATAGAAGACGATCGCGAGGCTGCGGATTATCTGCAGAAAGCCTTTACCGAGGCCGGGCACACCGCGCATGTCGCGGGTGACGGCGAGACCGGCTTCGCGCTCGCCGATGCCGGCGACTACGACGTGATGGTCATCGACCGGATGATGCCGCGCCGCGACGGCCTTTCGGTCATCGCCGGCCTGCGCTCCAGGGGGAACGCCACGCCGGTACTGATCCTGTCGGCGCTGGGCGAGGTCGACGATCGGGTCACCGGCCTACGCGCCGGCGGCGACGATTATCTGACCAAGCCCTATGCCTTTTCCGAGCTGCTCGCCCGCGTCGAGGTGCTGAACCGCCGGGCCAGCGCCAAGGAAGCCGAAACCGTCTACCGCGTCGGCGATCTCGAACTTGACCGGCTTTCGCATTCGGTCAGGCGCGCCGGACGCGAGATCACGCTGCAGCCACGCGAGTTCCGCCTGCTTGAATATCTGATGCGCCATGCCGGTCAGGTGGTGACGCGCACCATGCTGCTCGAAAATGTCTGGGATTATCATTTCGATCCGCAGACCAACGTCATCGACGTCCATGTCTCGCGACTGCGCGGCAAGATCGAAAAAGGCTTCGACAAGCCCATCCTGCATACGATTCGCGGCGCCGGTTACATGCTTAGGGCCGGTTAG
- a CDS encoding Do family serine endopeptidase: protein MNIAPNSYSRTRKRLLAAVASVAVAGAIGVGALTSGTSPVLADAVRVEAPQVPSFADVVERVSPAVVSVKVKAKVQPTADDGSDGQDGFDNLPNNPQLRRFFKEFRGFGDQGGQNDDGHRRFGHRDRGNGEPRPVAQGSGFFISEDGYLVTNNHVVEEGTAFTVVTNDGKELDAKLVGTDPRTDLAVLKVEGGGKFTYVDFADDSKVRVGDWVVAVGNPFGLGGTVTAGIVSARGRDIGAGPYDDFIQIDASVNRGNSGGPTFNLSGQVVGINTAIFSPSGGSVGIAFDIPASTAKQVVEDLMKSGAVQRGWLGVEIQPVTSDIAESLGLKSNNGALVSSAQDDGPGKKSGITAGDVITQVDGKDVASPKELARLIGAYSPGKSVDVTVWRDGKSQSVKVELGKLPSSDKQASADDKPAAPAKADTLADLGLTVTKSENGKGLVVTDVDPDSDAADRGIQPGDIITAVNSMEVNGTDDVTKAMDEAVKSGRKAVLMQITRDDNNRFVALPVAKG from the coding sequence ATGAATATTGCCCCCAATTCATATTCCCGCACCCGCAAGCGTCTCCTGGCTGCCGTCGCTTCCGTCGCCGTTGCCGGCGCGATCGGCGTTGGCGCATTGACCAGCGGGACCAGCCCCGTTCTGGCCGATGCCGTGCGCGTCGAGGCGCCGCAGGTCCCCAGCTTCGCCGATGTCGTCGAGCGCGTTTCGCCCGCCGTGGTCAGCGTCAAGGTCAAGGCCAAGGTCCAGCCCACCGCCGATGACGGCTCCGACGGCCAGGACGGTTTCGACAATTTGCCCAACAATCCGCAGCTGCGCCGCTTCTTCAAGGAATTCCGCGGCTTTGGCGATCAGGGCGGCCAGAACGACGATGGCCACCGCCGGTTCGGGCATCGTGACCGCGGTAATGGCGAGCCGCGCCCGGTGGCTCAAGGGTCGGGCTTCTTCATCTCCGAGGACGGCTATCTCGTCACCAACAACCATGTCGTCGAAGAGGGCACCGCCTTCACCGTGGTGACCAATGACGGCAAGGAACTCGACGCCAAGCTGGTCGGTACCGACCCGCGCACCGACCTCGCGGTGCTCAAGGTCGAGGGTGGCGGCAAATTTACCTATGTCGACTTCGCCGACGACTCCAAGGTTCGGGTCGGCGATTGGGTCGTGGCCGTCGGCAACCCCTTCGGTCTCGGCGGCACCGTCACCGCCGGCATTGTCTCGGCGCGGGGCCGTGACATCGGCGCCGGTCCCTATGATGATTTCATCCAGATCGACGCCTCGGTCAACCGCGGCAATTCTGGCGGCCCGACCTTCAACCTCAGCGGTCAGGTGGTCGGCATCAACACCGCTATCTTCTCGCCTTCCGGCGGCAGCGTCGGCATCGCCTTCGACATTCCTGCCTCGACCGCCAAGCAGGTCGTCGAGGATCTGATGAAGAGCGGTGCCGTGCAGCGCGGCTGGCTCGGCGTCGAGATCCAGCCGGTCACATCAGATATCGCCGAATCGCTCGGCCTGAAGTCCAACAACGGCGCACTGGTATCCAGCGCACAGGACGACGGCCCCGGCAAGAAGAGCGGCATCACCGCCGGTGACGTGATCACCCAGGTCGACGGCAAGGATGTTGCTTCGCCGAAGGAGCTCGCCCGCCTGATTGGCGCCTATTCGCCGGGCAAGTCGGTTGACGTCACGGTCTGGCGCGACGGCAAGAGCCAGAGCGTCAAGGTGGAACTCGGCAAGCTGCCTTCAAGCGACAAGCAGGCCTCGGCCGACGACAAGCCTGCGGCTCCGGCTAAGGCCGATACGCTCGCCGATCTCGGTCTGACCGTCACCAAATCCGAGAACGGCAAGGGTTTGGTGGTGACCGATGTCGATCCCGACAGCGATGCCGCCGACCGTGGCATCCAGCCGGGCGACATCATCACCGCGGTCAATTCGATGGAAGTCAACGGCACCGACGACGTCACCAAGGCCATGGACGAAGCGGTGAAATCCGGGCGCAAGGCCGTCCTGATGCAGATTACCCGCGACGACAACAACCGCTTCGTGGCGCTGCCCGTCGCCAAGGGCTGA
- a CDS encoding cytochrome c-type biogenesis protein, whose amino-acid sequence MKAKLSIASLVMVLALSFAGTALAVKPDEMLADPTLEARARALSEGLRCMVCQNQSIDESDADLARDLRVLVRQRLVAGDTDKQVMDYVVSRYGEFVLLKPRFDLRNALLWGTPVILLLAGGLFVVISARSRRTLATKSLSADERAALEAILRRD is encoded by the coding sequence ATGAAGGCGAAGTTGTCCATCGCGTCGCTCGTGATGGTGCTGGCGCTGTCCTTTGCCGGCACGGCGCTGGCGGTGAAGCCCGACGAGATGCTTGCCGATCCGACGCTGGAAGCGAGGGCGCGAGCGCTGTCGGAAGGGCTGCGCTGCATGGTCTGCCAGAACCAGTCGATCGACGAATCCGATGCCGACCTTGCCCGTGACCTGCGCGTTCTGGTGCGCCAGCGCCTGGTCGCTGGCGATACCGACAAGCAGGTGATGGACTATGTGGTTTCGCGCTACGGCGAGTTCGTGCTGCTGAAGCCGCGCTTCGACCTGCGCAACGCTCTGCTTTGGGGCACGCCGGTGATCCTGCTTTTGGCCGGCGGCCTGTTCGTCGTGATCAGCGCGAGATCGCGCCGGACACTGGCGACAAAATCCCTCTCCGCCGACGAGCGGGCGGCACTGGAGGCGATCCTGCGCCGCGATTGA
- a CDS encoding heme lyase CcmF/NrfE family subunit has product MVETGHFALVLAFALALVQTVVPLFGARTNNQRLMAVGAPVAITGFALTALSFAALLSAYASSDFSVASVWENSHSLQPMIYKITGTWGNHEGSMLLWVLILTFFGALVAAFGSNLPATLRANVLAVQGAIGATFFLFILATSNPFARLSPAPIEGRDLNPILQDLGLAVHPPLLYLGYVGFSICFSFSVAALIDGRIDASWARWVRPWTLVAWMFLTGGIAMGSYWAYYELGWGGFWFWDPVENASFMPWLAGTALLHSAIVMEKRSALKIWTLLLAILTFSLSLLGTFLVRSGVLTSVHAFATDPTRGIFILCILTLFIGGSLTLFALRASRLTAGGLFHPVSREGALVLNNLFLTTATATVLVGTLYPLAVEALSADKISVGAPFFDLTFGPLMVPLLAMVPFGPLLAWKRGDVFAVAQRLMAAFAAALLATLVTALFINGASVFAALGVGLAVWLILGALTDLAVKAGFGNVAARVMVRRLLGLPRSVFGTALAHLGLGLTTLGIVGTLCFGTEKILSMHAGQTVELSGHTLRFVGLHPAQGPNYSEDRGRFQLIGVGGSPVGEISSAKRFYPVRQTTTTESGIRTMGLSQLYISLGDEGNDGSVVVRLWWKPLVTLIWGGGLVMMVGAAMSLMDRRLRVGAPSRRRKQAGAMSPAGLP; this is encoded by the coding sequence ATGGTTGAGACCGGACATTTCGCGCTGGTCCTGGCCTTCGCGCTGGCGCTGGTGCAGACGGTGGTGCCGCTGTTTGGCGCCCGCACCAACAATCAGCGCCTGATGGCGGTCGGCGCTCCTGTCGCGATCACCGGCTTTGCCCTGACGGCGCTGTCCTTCGCCGCACTGCTCAGCGCCTATGCGAGTTCCGATTTCTCGGTCGCCAGCGTCTGGGAAAATTCCCATTCGCTGCAGCCGATGATCTATAAGATCACTGGAACCTGGGGCAATCACGAAGGCTCGATGCTGCTCTGGGTGCTGATCCTGACCTTTTTCGGTGCGCTGGTCGCCGCCTTCGGCTCCAACCTGCCGGCGACGCTACGCGCCAACGTGCTTGCCGTGCAGGGTGCGATCGGCGCGACATTCTTCCTGTTTATACTGGCAACGTCCAATCCCTTCGCCAGGCTTTCGCCGGCGCCCATCGAAGGGCGCGATCTCAATCCCATCCTGCAGGATCTCGGCCTCGCAGTGCACCCGCCACTGCTCTATCTCGGCTATGTCGGCTTCTCGATCTGTTTCTCCTTCTCGGTAGCCGCGCTCATCGACGGACGCATCGATGCGTCCTGGGCGCGATGGGTGCGGCCGTGGACCCTGGTCGCCTGGATGTTCCTGACCGGCGGCATCGCCATGGGCTCGTACTGGGCTTATTACGAGCTCGGCTGGGGCGGCTTCTGGTTCTGGGATCCGGTCGAGAACGCCTCCTTCATGCCCTGGCTCGCGGGCACCGCGCTGCTCCATTCGGCCATCGTCATGGAAAAGCGTTCGGCGCTGAAGATCTGGACGCTGCTGCTCGCCATCCTGACCTTTTCACTGTCGTTGCTCGGCACCTTCCTGGTGCGTTCGGGCGTCCTGACCTCGGTGCATGCCTTCGCCACCGATCCGACGCGCGGCATCTTCATCCTGTGCATACTGACGCTGTTCATCGGTGGATCATTGACGCTGTTTGCACTGCGGGCCTCGAGGCTGACGGCCGGCGGCCTCTTTCATCCGGTTTCGCGCGAAGGCGCGCTGGTGCTGAACAATTTGTTCCTGACCACGGCCACCGCCACCGTACTCGTCGGTACGCTCTATCCGTTGGCCGTCGAGGCCCTTTCGGCCGACAAGATTTCGGTCGGCGCGCCGTTCTTCGACCTCACCTTCGGACCGCTCATGGTGCCGTTGCTGGCCATGGTTCCGTTCGGGCCGCTGCTGGCCTGGAAGCGCGGCGACGTCTTCGCCGTCGCGCAGCGCCTGATGGCAGCTTTCGCGGCGGCGCTTCTGGCAACGCTGGTCACCGCCCTGTTCATCAACGGCGCTTCGGTATTCGCAGCCCTTGGCGTGGGTCTTGCCGTCTGGCTGATCCTCGGCGCTCTCACCGACCTCGCTGTCAAGGCGGGGTTCGGCAATGTGGCTGCGAGGGTCATGGTCAGGCGCCTGCTCGGCCTGCCGCGCTCGGTCTTCGGCACAGCGCTTGCCCACCTCGGTCTTGGCCTGACCACGCTTGGCATCGTCGGCACGCTTTGCTTCGGCACCGAGAAGATCCTGTCGATGCATGCCGGGCAAACCGTCGAATTGTCCGGCCACACTCTGCGTTTCGTCGGGCTCCATCCGGCGCAGGGACCGAATTACAGCGAGGATCGCGGTCGCTTCCAACTGATCGGCGTCGGCGGCAGTCCGGTTGGCGAAATCAGCTCGGCCAAGCGCTTCTATCCGGTACGCCAGACGACGACGACGGAATCAGGCATCAGGACGATGGGCCTTTCGCAGCTTTACATTTCGCTCGGCGACGAGGGCAATGACGGATCGGTCGTGGTGCGCCTGTGGTGGAAACCGCTGGTGACGCTGATCTGGGGCGGCGGCCTGGTCATGATGGTTGGTGCGGCCATGTCGCTGATGGACAGGCGCCTGCGCGTCGGCGCACCCTCGCGCCGCCGCAAGCAGGCCGGCGCCATGAGCCCCGCGGGCCTGCCATGA
- the ccmE gene encoding cytochrome c maturation protein CcmE — MTRKQKRLSVIAGGLAFLGAATGLTFYALGQKASYFYMPADLATATVQPGQRIRLGGLVEKGTIQRGQGATVAFSVTDTHKSVKVTYTGILPDLFREEQGVITEGTFGPDGVFVADSVLAKHDERYMPKEVADGLKARGVWQESKSE; from the coding sequence ATGACACGCAAACAGAAACGATTGTCGGTGATCGCGGGCGGCCTGGCCTTCCTCGGCGCCGCCACCGGCCTGACATTCTATGCGCTCGGCCAGAAGGCGTCCTATTTCTACATGCCCGCCGATCTGGCCACGGCGACGGTGCAGCCGGGCCAGCGCATCAGGCTGGGCGGCCTGGTGGAAAAAGGCACGATCCAGCGCGGGCAGGGGGCGACAGTGGCGTTTTCTGTGACCGACACCCATAAATCGGTCAAGGTCACCTATACAGGCATCCTGCCTGACCTATTTCGCGAGGAGCAGGGGGTCATCACCGAGGGCACGTTCGGCCCGGATGGCGTCTTTGTGGCCGACAGCGTTCTGGCCAAGCACGACGAGCGCTACATGCCCAAGGAAGTGGCCGATGGGCTGAAGGCCAGGGGCGTTTGGCAGGAGAGCAAGAGTGAATAG
- the ccmI gene encoding c-type cytochrome biogenesis protein CcmI — MLFWVIAAILTLGASLAVLLPLAGGARSASSSGEHDLEVYRDQLSELNRDAARGLIKPAEADEARAEIARRILRLDNADQTGSASVGRTSVATRLVATAAVLAVPLVSWGLYINIGSPDLPSQPLSERLAKNPADSSVDELVARAEAHLAANPSDGRGWDVLAPVYLRMQRFSDAVAAYRNAIRLDGDSAVRRAGLGEAIASAAGGIVSADAQEAFEAALKLDPANAKAGFYLAMALAQEGRSKEAAAAWQAMLGTLPKDSPWRGAIEQALAKSDSSGAGNAGVASSEPANGPTAGDIDAASSMSPQDREAMINTMVAGLDEKLRQNPRDPEGWMRLVRSYIVLGKADQAREALSRAIAVFGADSDEARKFTAFAASLGLTATQ, encoded by the coding sequence ATGCTGTTCTGGGTCATAGCCGCAATCCTAACGCTGGGCGCCAGCCTGGCGGTGCTGCTGCCGCTGGCCGGTGGCGCCAGGAGCGCGTCTTCGAGCGGCGAGCACGATCTGGAAGTTTATCGCGACCAACTGTCCGAACTCAACCGCGACGCCGCCCGTGGCCTGATCAAGCCTGCCGAAGCCGATGAGGCGCGCGCCGAGATCGCCCGGCGCATCCTTCGCCTCGACAATGCGGACCAGACCGGCAGCGCATCCGTCGGACGTACATCCGTCGCGACGCGGCTTGTCGCCACCGCGGCCGTGCTGGCGGTGCCGCTGGTCAGTTGGGGCCTCTACATCAACATAGGCTCGCCCGATCTGCCCTCGCAGCCGCTCAGCGAGCGGCTGGCCAAGAATCCGGCCGACAGCTCGGTCGACGAACTTGTGGCTCGCGCCGAAGCCCATCTTGCCGCCAATCCGTCCGACGGCAGGGGATGGGACGTGCTGGCGCCGGTCTATCTGCGCATGCAGCGCTTTTCCGACGCGGTCGCCGCCTATCGCAACGCCATTCGCCTCGACGGCGACAGCGCTGTTCGCCGGGCCGGTCTCGGCGAGGCGATCGCCAGCGCGGCCGGCGGCATCGTTTCGGCGGATGCCCAGGAGGCCTTCGAGGCGGCCCTGAAACTTGACCCGGCCAATGCCAAGGCCGGCTTCTACCTGGCTATGGCCTTGGCGCAGGAGGGCCGCAGCAAGGAGGCGGCCGCGGCCTGGCAGGCGATGCTGGGCACGCTGCCGAAGGATTCGCCATGGCGCGGCGCGATCGAGCAGGCGCTGGCCAAGTCCGATAGTTCCGGCGCCGGCAATGCAGGCGTCGCTTCGAGCGAGCCGGCAAACGGACCGACCGCGGGCGATATCGATGCCGCTTCATCGATGTCGCCGCAGGACAGGGAAGCCATGATCAACACCATGGTCGCCGGGCTCGACGAGAAGCTGCGGCAGAATCCGCGCGACCCGGAAGGATGGATGCGGCTCGTTCGTTCCTACATCGTGCTGGGCAAGGCCGACCAGGCGCGCGAGGCGCTGAGCCGAGCTATTGCCGTCTTTGGAGCCGACAGTGACGAAGCCAGGAAATTCACCGCTTTTGCCGCTTCGCTCGGCCTGACGGCGACGCAATAG